Proteins from a single region of Rhipicephalus sanguineus isolate Rsan-2018 chromosome 5, BIME_Rsan_1.4, whole genome shotgun sequence:
- the LOC119394205 gene encoding uncharacterized protein LOC119394205, producing MSAAAAPPAAASAAASAAPPSSQHEDEGDEHEDADSKQQGEAGLTPGTRPSLTFLLGVAVVVITLVAVVAYYAMQPASDHETTTTAMTTAKTTSLSGNETDTNSTAEALVDYLSNGDVQDDNK from the exons ATGTCAGCAGCAGCTGCCCCACCCGCTGCCGCCTCCGCTGCCGCCTCCGCTGCCCCACCCAGCAGCCAACACGAGGACGAAGGGGATGAACACGAAGACGCTGATTCCAAGCAGCAG GGTGAGGCAGGCTTGACCCCTGGGACGAGACCAAGCCTGACGTTCCTGCTCGGCGTGGCTGTGGTCGTGATCACCTTGGTCGCCGTGGTCGCCTACTACGCGATGCAGCCAGCCTCAGATCACGAGACGACGACCACAGCGATGACCACAGCGAAGACCACGAGCCTGTCGGGCAACGAAACCGACACTAATTCGACCGCTGAAGCTCTTGTCGACTACTTGTCGAATGGCGACGTCCAGGACGATAACAAGTGA